In Nicotiana tabacum cultivar K326 chromosome 19, ASM71507v2, whole genome shotgun sequence, one DNA window encodes the following:
- the LOC107784060 gene encoding chaperone protein dnaJ C76, chloroplastic: protein MEYCSSLFNKNSVIGTSALFPTTPEFPSTSSFPLTSTHHFASLSSSLKAKCYGQNYGDEEPLNASLAYDILGVAPNCSAHELKSAFRNKVKKFHPDVRRDGDSPDKMIRRVIQAYEMLSNFTKSEIIERECLDPFDQPECEAFDLFVNETVCIGKGCPFSCVEKAPHAFTFSSLMGTARAISQGHGEDYQVQLAAGQCPKSCIHYVTPSQRIILEELLGSIMSTPYDTSAEANLLYSLIVKARFENNRYQKPKKQPKASTKHVDWF from the exons ATGGAATATTGCTCATCTCTGTTCAACAAAAATAGTGTAATTGGAACTTCAGCTTTATTTCCAACAACTCCTGAGTTTCCATCAACCTCTTCTTTTCCTTTAACTTCTACCCACCACTTTGcttccctttcttcttctttgaaaGCCAAGTGTTATGGTCAGAATTATGGTGATGAAGAACCCCTCAATGCTTCTTTGGCATATGATATTCTTGGTGTTGCTCCTAATTGCTCTGCTCATGAGCTGAAATCCGCTTTCCGGAATAAG GTTAAGAAGTTTCATCCTGATGTAAGGAGAGATGGGGATAGTCCAGATAAAATGATTCGACGAGTCATTCAAGCCTATGAG ATGTTGTCTAACTTCACCAAGTCAGAGATCATTGAAAG GGAATGCTTGGATCCATTTGATCAACCAGAATGTGAAGCATTTGATCTATTTGTTAACGAGACAGTTTGCATTGGAAAag GATGTCCGTTTTCATGCGTTGAGAAAGCGCCTCATGCATTCACTTTTTCCTCTTTAATGGGAACTGCACGCGCTATTTCTCAAG GACATGGTGAAGATTATCAAGTCCAGCTTGCAGCTGGTCAATGCCCCAAGAGTTGCATACATTATGTTACACCTTCTCAAAGAATAATTCTTGAAGAGCTACTTGGCAG CATCATGAGCACACCTTATGATACATCAGCAGAAGCAAACTTACTTTATTCGCTAATTGTAAAAGCCCGATTTGAGAACAATCGCTACCAAAAGCCCAAGAAGCAACCTAaggcctcaaccaaacatgtagACTGGTTCTAA